Sequence from the Mugil cephalus isolate CIBA_MC_2020 chromosome 20, CIBA_Mcephalus_1.1, whole genome shotgun sequence genome:
atccatacgagcTAGTATGaatttagaaaagtggattagcctcagtttcagttagttttaggtcatttcagttatgataaatgtagctaaataaaagatgctaacgctaagagcattactgagaagtaacgttagccatgcAATACTGTAGCCTTataaggatgacgaggagtgatcacacaTATTCCGTTCATTGTTTTATTATCCCAGTTCTTTCTTCgcaatgcagcgatccatttacgtCTCTTTAATTTGGCTtttggagatatctgtaaaaatatatctctgattgcttttttcaaatttgttgATACATTCAATCGCAAAACAGCTCgtcccctttttaaaaaaaataaaaaatataacaataattttacctccatgttcaactgtcactttttgtcactcagtggccgtaaccatggaaacgTCCTCTATCCtgaaccgctggaaaacctaATTAGACGAGAGACCGTCATCGTTGGTTagtcacgtgatgttttcatcgatctgcgcatgtcacacgtctgtaaaagtAGCGGTACATGTAAACaattgacctgaaaccttcaattgaaatgagaaaatttttcaaattttttgagttttaagtttatttcatttatacagCACCTTAAAAGGAGAAAGCATTTACACCAAAGTGTTTCACATTCAACACGTCAGCATGTGAAATACAGATCAGCATCAATGtatcaacaaatgaaaacctTAACACCCAACGTGACcagatgaagaaataaaaacatcaaaaattCTAGTACAATATTCAAATACATTTAGAATTATGACATCATTTAGCTCAGCAAAAACGATCCAGACACTTCTGCCTTGTGTAGCTTCCTCCATCCAGAATCCACATAAAATAATTTCTATGGAAACATAGACCTCTTTACCGCCTGCTCTCTTTGTCTTCCATCTAAATTACAGCGTATTCGAAGTGCCCTCCTCTGAATGGGGGTGGGGGCGTCACTTTTGCCAACACGACAATTCAATTCATAGAAgaggaacaaagaggaggaagtaaCGCAAgcaagttaaaaagaaaaattagagGACGTGAGATGAGTTAACCAGGTAGGACATATGAGTTTGGAAAGAAAATAGTGTCATGGTTTTTATTCTCAATCAAGAGTGATTGTTACCATGCATCACATAAGATTACCAAAGAAAGTCTAAGCATGAGTCATAAATAATGTTGATAAAGAAGTTTAGGGGAGACATATTGACATTTTGaccttatttgtttttctccttttcatcttaAACACTTCTGCATTCTTATCCTCTCATTTTCAGTGAGAGCAGGCAACTTCCACCTTCAAAAATtcaagaaatgttaaaaagaaaatgaccaaaaacaacATCATATGTGTAACTTTGAACTAAATGAGGTTTTTCAGTGATACTACTCACATAGTCCTTATTGTAAACATGCACAAACTTTGAATTGAACTAGGCACGACTGCCCCCAATGATGCATCCATAGCTCAGACCCTAAAAACCTGTGCATGAGCGTGGTTAAAGTAATAAGGATTCGTgtatggagggagaaaaggaggaggtcGAGGGCTGCAGACGAGATGAGCCGTCATTCAGGATGTGGGATGACCAAGCAGACAGACTCACCGGGGCAGACCGGGCTGTGTGTACGTATAAATAGCCTCTAATCAGCCCTGGGTGTCAGATTAGTTCCCATAACCTTTTGTTCAGCACACACTTATTATAGCAGTCTTTGTTATGGGACAGCTCTGTCTGGGGGATGTCCTCTGCCGTGCATTTGCTGCTCAACACTCCCCTACAGCATAACACTTGTAATGATTTTACTTTCAGAGGCCTGAGTTTAAATTGAGTAAACATAAGTTTGAATTATAGCCTTTTAAATGCAATTCATTGtttgtaaatttaaaaagaaaacttagatagatagatagatagatagatagatagatagatagatagatagatagatagatagatagatagatagatagatagatagatactggCTGCAACCTGTCGTCACCGAGTTTTTAACCAATACAAAAACTCTATCTTCCAAAATtaagtagtttttgtttttattagctAAAATTTAACTATTCGGCTAAAAATCGTGAATTATCACTTTTTATATCCGTAGAATGACACCGGAAACTCGACTAAAGATGTCTACCTTCAAAATAAGATCCCAACGTCTCCTTCAAATGACGCATCCTGTAAAATAGGTGTTTATCGAATGTATCCTGAAACTAGCCGTGCACGCGTTTGTTAACCTGTTTACTGTGAGATAAATTTGCAACAGAAGTGTGCGTGTTGGCGTATGTGAGTTTTGCTTTGACAAACCGGAAATTCTGTGTGATCCTTGTTAACTTGACGGAACCGCCGGGACAACCGGAAGAGGATGCGTTGCGTGATCCGTGTTAGCTTCACGGAGCCGTCAGCCACGTCACCTCCTCTCAAACAACTCTCCTCTCGGACTTATCCAGACTCCCGGACTTTAAATTCATCACTTTAGCTTCACTTACGCCTTCTTTTATTTAAGGAGCTTTTAGGAGGGGGAGTTTTACGCTAActgtttagctgttagcttctcaTTCTAAATCTCCGAGCTGGTTAAGGTGCATTTTGCAGCGAAAACATCCCTGGGTTGTCCACCCTGTAAAAGGCCTGTGAGGAGTTGCTTCaagtttttttgattttttttctccccacttTGAAGCAGGAGCTTTATCACCATGAATGTCTTTCGTCTGGCCGGCGACGTGTCACATTTGGTGGCTATCATCATCCTGCTGCTGAAGATCTGGAGGTCCAGATCCTGCGCTGGTAGGCAGCACTTAAACGCATCTCACGCATTGTTTGTTATCGCTGCAGGAATTGTCTGTGCTGTACAGTAtggacgcagcagcagcagcaacaagtcAGGGTTCACAAATGCACAATCAGCACCCAGTTAAATGGAGGTAATTCCGGTGGATACTTCTGCAGGAGTGGACGCTACGTGGCAACGTGAAAGCTGCTGCACCCATCCAACAGTCTTTAAAAGCAGCAGGGTTTCTCCTCCTgtcctgtttttattcctttattgcACATAATCTAAGTTGTTGCTTTCCTTGCTTTCCTTGCAGGCATCTCTGGGAAGTCTCAGGTGCTGTTTGCACTCGTCTTCACCACCAGGTACCTCGACCTGTTCACGGCCTTCATTTCACTGTACAACACGGTCATGAAGGTGAGTctgcacatcacacacactaATTTAACTGGAAGCACGTTGCCCTAAGTGGCAGATTTGAAGTGTTTCGACCGTGTGTCGATCTTGCTTTGGTTTGCAATCCCCAACACAAGAATCAACCCAAGTTCACGTGGTTAATTGTGTAAAAACGTGTCCGTCTCTGCCCTCAAGGTTGTGTTTCTGGCGATGTCCTACGCCACCTGCTACCTGATCTACATGCGCTTCAGAAACACATACGACTCGGAGAACGACACGTTCCGCGTGGAGTTCCTGCTGGTGCCTGTCGTCGGCCTGTCCTTCCTGGAGAACTACGCCTTCACCCCACTGGAGGTACAGCAAATTAACACCGGACGTGAAACAAAAGACGCCGGTTTGTTTATGAAGCACATTTATAAGAACAAACACTCACCACAGTGATGTACACAGAAGTCAAGGCATACAAaagaatatacacacacactgtacacaaaaataaagaggaagaggtggaagaaAAAGCTAAATTACTGGATTGATAATAACAGATAGTATAAATATAAGTTTTAAGAAGGAAGCGTTACAGTAACCAagacagaatgagaaaaaaaaagtgtggacGACTTTCAAAAtctataaaagataaaaaaagcaGCTGGGGGAAAATGGACTTAACCACTGAATTGATCTGTTTCTCCATTCACTCTCCAGAGTATTTCACAAATAAGTGAACTCAGATCCATATCCAGACCCTCGCAGCTAGCTTCAAGCTATTCAAGCTAATTACTTTTAGTCTCGTGAAGATTTTTCACTTTCTCCCTTTAACGCCTCCCACCCAGATCCTGTGGACCTTCTCCATTTTCCTGGAGGCGGTGTCCATCATGCCGCAGCTCTTCATGATCACTAAGACCGGCGAGGCCGAGTCCATCACCACCCACTACCTGTTCTTCCTCGGCCTCTACCGCGCCCTCTACATAGCCAACTGGGTGTGGCGCTACCACACGGAGGGCTTCTTCGACCAGATCGCCGTGGTGTCCGGCGTGGTGCAGACCATCTTCTACTGTGACTTCTTCTACCTTTACGTCACAAAaggtgagggggggaaaaaaagttccAAAGCCTGATTTATAGAGCTGCACTCAACAGCTGTTGCTTGAACTTTTATTGCGTCCTCCTTCGCTATTTCGTCATAGCCAGTCCTACCCacactacagttttttttttttttactgataaaGCAGTAGACAGATTGCAAAATGaagtaaatgcaaatgtttctcTTTATAGATAGACGGACAATTCATTTGTATCGGCTGCAGTttgtcgccacctagtgttgaATCAGTGCAGCACCtcttgcagtaaaaaaaaaatattacctttaaaattaaattcgAACATTTAATTCCGTAAAACAAATTGTCTAAGTCACTggaaatgtttaacatttagcTACAATTCAGCTATTTGGCTGGAACGAATCgtgaaatgatcatttttgtatttaaaagaaGGATTTCTACCTTCCTTAAAATAAGGTAATTCTACCATATATACTTAATTAAACGTGTCTAAAAAGGGTTAGATTACATTAGTATGTTTTTGCCTCGATAAGTGACCTAGACAATTTCTTTGCAATTAAATCTAAGCTTTGTGTTGTGACTAAAAGGGACTTGTTCTCTGCAAAGGTACAGGTTTTTTAATCCTGCTCGTCCTGTTGAGGATATGGCAACTACAACAAAGAGGAATCTGGTCTGGTGACTCCCCTTAGTACCTAGGTGTCTTCTAGGTATTACTTTgttctcactctttttttttttttaactctttgtcGTGTGCAGTGCTCCGGGGAAGAGGAAAGATGTCCTTGCCGATGCCCGTGTGAAGCGGACGTCCGCGTCGTACATTCAGCCATCTGTGCCTGCGACGGTTTCAGGGTCTGAGCACAGACCTCAACCTTTCAGCCTTACTTTAGCGATGGGACTAACGGTCTGACGTCACTCTGTAGACCGGAATTATTTTCTATCCGATTTGTACTTTTGAGTGttgactttttaatgttttgcgAGTGTGAGTTGTTCGTCTGTGAGATGCTGGAAATGTTTCACCCCCGTCGTGCACGAGGAGATTAAGATTGTAACTCCATGGAAACGGGAAAGTTTATTGTAGCTGGTGTTTTTTCACCCACAAAACTGTacccaagttttttttttttcccacaggtAGACTGTAAAGTTTGGGAATATGTGATCTGCATAAATACGACCAAAATAGTTCTTGAGTCCTAAAACTGCAAGACAAACATTtacgtttcttttttctgacgAAGATGATTAAATATTGCAAATCTGTGAGTATAAGAGATCCGAGAACTTTCTCCGCCCATTCTCCACCTCATCAGGTctgaaacatttctgttggGTTAAGGTTAGTTTATGCTTCTCTAACCTCTCTTTGgtcatttctctgtgtttttctgtagaatttgatggtattattaaaaacaaatcatagCACCACTAATCCAGGCTCAGAGGCAGCATTAGCATGATGCTGctaccaccatgcttcacaaaTGTTCTTGACGCGTTTACTTTGTTCAAAtataacttttcatttcagccaCAAATCATTACTTTTAATGTATACATGCATACTTTTGCAACTACAGATATGTAATAAAGGGTCACCTGCGTCAGTAAATAAATGACCAATAtcatattttgtctgttttaagcGTCTTTATCTTGAATGGAATGATGTTTCAGGTCGTATTTATGCAGAAACTTATTTCCACGCAGCATGATTTACTGTTTCCTGTGTTACGCCGCCACGTTTGATAAAGACAAATATTGCGGTGTTTGTATTCTCTGTTGTCCGTTACGTGTCCCTGAACCGCTTAgtgacttgtgtgtttgtttcctatTTGCCAAGTatgttacttttgttttttcttgttttgtatttcagtTTTCATAGGAGTAAAATTATCTCGTCACGGTTTATTAAGCCAAAGACAGAACAGTGGTTAACTTAAACGATTTCATTGTCACACCTTAGCCAAACATATAAATGGGAAGATGCAAGTGTGTTCGTCACAGTCGGCTGAATTGCGTGCAGGTGTAGTCTCCATTAGTCAGTGTAAACTCAAAGGTGTggctgtttgctttgttttcgaGTTGCGTGGACTGAAGGAGGATGTTTACCCTTCTGTTCCTGCACACACTAATCACACAGTGTACTTTAAAGGTCCTCTTGCAGATGCTTTATAGAATCTCATATCCGACACACGATGAAAAGCAAATGTTCTTTCACCTATCATGTGTAATAAAGACGGTCCAGGCTGAATAACGTCCTGACAACACCCTCAGTGCAGGAaggtttttctgtgtttgtacaaCACCTTACTTCCTTCCCTCACCGCTCCCCCCATCGCCTTCGCCGCCGAAGTGATGGAGAGCGGCGACGCTGCCAACGCTGCCGCCTTCTCCACCACCTTCACCTTCTTCACcgctttccctttccctttgtcCTTCCCCAGGATCCCAACCCCCTCTGCGGCTCCTTTCCCCACAGCGGTCAACAGCTCGCACCAGAACAGCTTCTCtgccctcttcctctcctcttcctcctccctcctcagcttCTCCAAATCCACCACCACTTTCTCTTCGGTCTCCATCTGAAGAGACTCCACCTTGTGTCCTCCCATTATTCTCTCTTGGGCCTCCACGATGACGCTCTCTGCCTCCTTGAGCATTTCGCTGCTGTAGCAACCGCCTCCATTGGCCGCCACGACCTCGTCTATCTTCCTCAGGAGTTGCGTGACTTGCTCTGAGCCGTCCTCGCCCTGGCGGCTGTTTTCAAAGACGTGGTACCGCCCACGGCAGCTGCTGACGAACTCCGACAGCTCGCGACTCTCCACCAGGAAGTCCTCAGCTCGCTTCCCCCGCAGCCGGTCTCCCTGGGTGAACAGCACCGTTGTAAACTTCACCACTCCGGCCCCAAACCTCATCTTGACCCACTCCAaggcctccttctcctcctgggTGAACCGACCAGGCTGCAGAGTCACCAAGAAGACATGGGGGCCCGGAGACGACAGACCGACGCATTCCCCAACCTCTGCCAGGACCTCCTGGGGGGACAGGTGAGTATGGAAGAAGCCTGGAGTGTCCACCACAGAGATGCTTCTCCCTCCTGCTGTCCCGGTCTGTTTCTTGCACTTTGTGGTTACGGAACAGGGGGACGCGTCGACGCAGAAGGCGGAGCGGCCCAAGATGGTGTTGCCTGAGGAGCTTCTGCCTGTCCCGGTCCGGCCCAGCAACACAATCCTCAGGGGCTCAGGCTCTGACGGAGCCGGTGGTCCTTCatcagctgcaaaaaaaaaaaaattatattatcacctttaaaatgatttgaccTTCTTGCTACAGGACAGACTAAAACAATTCTTGTGTGTGAAACATCTTggtttttatttgaacttttattagaaaaaaatctctgcacGCACATTAAcaatattctattttatttttatcctagcagcattttttaatttaatttaattaataattgtattattttataaatatacccTATGATACCTTAAACTGACCTTCCAGTGACGCAGCATTTTCAGATGACATCCTAACGGAGAAACTACGGCAACGCCTCGAGTCAGTCCCACAAAAATACAAGACACAGCTTCCTCAcgctttcatttcagatgtcCCGtcgctccaaaaaaaaaaaaaatcatttgatttCAAAACATCTGCAGAGTGCGTTGGTGCAGACGCATCCTGCAGCAGAAGCATCCTGCAGCAGACCGATGCTCCCCACTGCCACCATGACGCACAGTATAACCCCCTCAAATTAACATAGAGGAAACTTATCTTGCTGCAAAGTCTCAATAAACTCCTTATCAGCACAACTTTGTAAGAATACAGCAACCACCGAGATGTAGAATCGTGCTAATTTTGAGATTCTCTGACATTGGGGATTTCGTTTGGTGTTGCAGTTCCTAAAtgtgaccaccagagggcagtgaaTGATCACAATATAAATTATTCTACACTGTTATTATTCTACACGAATATTTTCAATTCCTAATTGAAAGAGTTAAAAACTATTAAGACACAATACGTCTTTAGAATATACTGCTAGTGAGTGTTTAGAGACACACTTCCTCCTGACTTAGGTTTTTGTTTACTACGCTTTGCTCTACCCGCACCAATTACAAACAAATGTTCGATTATacacttaacttttttttctttaaacacaaatcGCATGGTCGGAGCGGTTGCCATGggaactggtggtcgccattacgtcacatcctgtttcaaatacaatgaaacttatccaaaaaaatcaCACTTGAACATGTGTGATACTCACAAAAtaagtgtctttgtttttattgctattGTATTATTGTATAGTCTGTCTTATTCAGAATAAGAAGTCGCACAGAGATGACGTGCTGTTGCATGAAATggacactaggtggcagcattCACCGGCAGCATCACTGGGACTCATTGCAATGCACCGCGAAGTAGCGCACATGATCCAGATGAATGGAGAATGAGCAAACAGTTGTCCTGCTTCGCTGATTTCCGTCTTATATTTCCAGGTTGGTTACTCACATTTTCTGTGAATTCAGATGTTTATAAGCTAATACGAATCCCCGGTGGTGTGTGGTCCGTACGCTAAAAGCTCGTTAAGtgtgtaaataaagtaaagtgTCACGATTGCAGTGTAGAAAATGGCGTCCGACGTCGTAGCCAAATGTTTTactttcctttgtttctttcgGCTCCCGAAGTCTGAATGGAGATAAATGGAGAATGAGCAACAGTTAACTGGTACATTAACTacccaaaatgacagaaaccatccttgtaaaaaaaaaataaacaatgaattGACCCCCAGTGACatgagggggtggagcttatgacctatactgcagccagacaccagggggagctctacttgctttggcttcgcCTTTTTACGGTCTAAATACAGTCTATGGGGCAGACAGTTAGCAACATGTGAGGACACAAACCTGTCACAAACAAAGGTCTCTCCCTTATTTATGAGTAATTTTAAGCCTTGACATAATTTAAACGTGTTACTCATATAAAGCTTCAAACTCCTGCAGTTGTTGTGAACGGAGAAACTAGCTATAGAGACCAAATCCATTTATGTACCAGACAGTAAACGTGTCTAAAAAattagacattttaacatggaagtcTACGGAGATTGACTCACTTTCGGGGCTAGCCTCTAGTGGACACTGGAGGGActgcaattaaaaacaaacaaacaaaaaaacaacatgtttattACAAAAATCACATAGTAGCAGAGCTCGTGATGTCACTTTTAGCTAAGTTGTTTAGTTATGTTggacaaaattaaatatttattattttttatatttattgtaattatttattaatggtACAGATGTTACTTATTTGCAATAACTAAATAGAAATCGATATTATTCTATTATTGACATTATTTTTCAGCCAAAGAtggacattttgtttgttttataccAACTATGAGCGCTAGTGCAGTAAATGCTCctgattttaataaaatatgtttttattgttgttttatcaaatttttgtttgcatttcacGTCAATATACTAAACATAATCACACTagtcacacatttacatttttaggaATTCTTGTAGTTTCTTATTCTGACCACTGGATGGCAGTAAACACTCGCGTATTCATGTGTCCCTACCATTATCTTTGACCACATCATTTCACGTTATGCACCTGCAGAAtctttaataatataattatatgaAGTTAACAGATGCTCGTCTGACCTATTTAAAACAATGAGTGATAAGTTGTGTTCCCAAACACAGTTTATTGAGACAGTAAATCTAAAGAAATATCGACCAGCCATCGTTTAAACCGATGTATTATTATGCATATGTCTCATAATTTTACGccaaatgttaattaaaaaaataaagtgataacACTCACGCTTTAATCTCCTAATCAGTAACTATTCGGTGTTTGGGAGAACCATGTTAATTAGAATTTTATCACACGAATGTGGAGTATTTCTTCTCCCTTTAATTGCCAACACATCAGGGGGAATCTCTCGGCAGATTGTGCGTCTAGATTGTGTTGTTAAACCAAAAAGGAtgttcctgtgttttatttctttatcagtGTGATTAATGTGACAATCCATTATCTCCAGTGAAACTCTGTTGTGTGCATACTTCATTAATAACCCGAGTAATTGCACCTCTTATAGACTATGACTCACGTGTTCTCACAGTTGTAGGAGTGtaggcattttttttcccccacttacATACTTTCAAGCTGCACTATCCATGTCACTGTATAGCTTCTTATATTTCTCTACAGCTTCATTGTGTCCTTGTCTTGTGTTGAAGTtctacaggaaaaaaataaataaatatagatacAAGAAATATAAAGATGTAGTCAAGGCCTCGCACTTCACACTGAGTCTggggaaaacatttttcttctctagACCAgataaatgcagacaaatgagtagaataaaacagtttaataaaagTGTACAATCATTTGTGAACATAGAATAAAAAGATACGACATGCTGAGTTTGGTTTTCTGGCAGCACAAATATTTTATCTTCAAACTTCCCTTGACTGAATTAGGTTTCTTCCATTTCAGTGTAAAAGAAACCGTAATTATTTAGttaaacatacaaatacacGGTACAAGATGCTTCCGTTCGATTGGGCCGCGtgagttcagtttgtttatAGCTCCGACGAGCAGCAGTGAGGCTTTGTGCTGTAGTGAGGAATGGATTTTCAAGTCATATCAACTTCGACTGTAGCTTAATTTTCCCACCTAACGGACTGAATATTAGAAAGTAAATGTGCAATATTCCCTTTCCCGAGTCTATAACAAGATGGGCTGTAATGACGTCTCGGATGAGTTCATCTTAACTGAGGCGACACTCCTTCACCGGAGTCTAAAATCAACAAGAGTTCAAAAGTAAGCTGGTGTTTCAGTCGATATCAGGACAAACTGCTGGAGGGTTTGTCCCACTCCACCTGGCTCCTTATTGGAAAGCTTCCTCCTTTGCTGGAAGCCTGCTGAGTCTCTTTATTGCGCTGAGAGCTCAACGCAGGAGCTTCACCGTCTGTGGCCTTCGCCGTGGAGCAACAAGTTGCCACATCCTGTTCTTGTGCCGCCACTTTGCCACGGTGCATCTCggtcacactgctgctgctgctgctgctcccaccTCCATCCGTCTCGTCTGAATTCTCCAAGTCAAAGAAAGTCTTGTTTTCACCGATCCCCAGTCCAAAGCTCTCCAGCATATCCATCATCGACGGCGTGGAGGATCCGGAGGGAATCTCCTCCTCGATGAGACTCAGCGTAGGCAAGATGTCCACCAGCTCCGCCATCTCCATCGGCCGGATCACCTCTGTGATGCAGGAGGGGAAGTCCTCCTTTGCGTCCAAAACCCCGTACCCCACTTCCAGCTGTGCAACAGCGGCAGGCTCCAACCCCGACTCTAACAAATTGCTCGTGCAGCCTAAATCTGGTTGGCCGATGGTCGTCAGGTCTGCAGTGGGCTGGGTGGTCAAGTCCACGGGGTACCCTCCCTTAGCGACGCCCTCCATCAGCACCAGCGCAGTCTCTTCAGGGACGACCGCCAGTCCTCCTGGAGCGGAGACTTCAGCTGAGACAACATTTGGTGGAGGCGCGCTGACTGGACTctctgaaaagacaaacagaacgTTGCGAAATTTAGCTTTAATACAAAAGCAAGTTAAGTGAGGAGTTCAGACTTCATTCTGACAAAACATTGTAGACCTGTGTTACAGTGTTGGTGGTCTtattatagaccccttcatggtttgtaaacaatgtaatgtgttttttgaggggcggggcttaactggaggccgaacatctcaaacactatagcttgaaaacggcggttagcatatttgaatggactgttttggcaagactggacaaggaaaacacataaTATAGACCATGAGtggtattttaaaaagttgactccgactgatgggactatattcaccgatcCCTACTCTCTCAGTCGTTGGATGGAGGGGACGaaatctggtctgtctttatcaagtgaagcctctccaacaaagatattacaagaagtaagtggaaccaccgTGAAGGAGAACAtagtaaatgtaacttctgcttggacacccctgaaacacccaagtaacgttgcgttagctagaggttagcattagcattaacatgtaacaagaatcccctaaataatggttaacttaacgtaattttaGTCACGATTTAGTCTCACCCATAATAACGTTTTCCGGGCTGAAACTGACGattcattacatattaatctgacctgatttGAAGTGTGTGGGTTGTTGACTGTCTCGCTCCAGTCCTtacttttaatcaccaaagccaaaccaaagttgtctacaactggctgtggctggtatgtgataaaacctcaagttagtgtttttgatttttcggttttggcaccaaaaaatacggcaagatgacattttcacagttgaaagtgacagtgttagccTCTTGCTAACAGGTGACCAActtggagagtgagtgtattcgTATGTgctctaaaatatatgttttcctcgtccattcgtgccaaaacagtccattgaaatatgctaactatCGTTTACGGGCTATGGCGTTTGCGatgttttgcttccagttaagccccgcccctcaaaaaacatc
This genomic interval carries:
- the LOC124998114 gene encoding GTPase IMAP family member 7-like, producing the protein MSSENAASLEADEGPPAPSEPEPLRIVLLGRTGTGRSSSGNTILGRSAFCVDASPCSVTTKCKKQTGTAGGRSISVVDTPGFFHTHLSPQEVLAEVGECVGLSSPGPHVFLVTLQPGRFTQEEKEALEWVKMRFGAGVVKFTTVLFTQGDRLRGKRAEDFLVESRELSEFVSSCRGRYHVFENSRQGEDGSEQVTQLLRKIDEVVAANGGGCYSSEMLKEAESVIVEAQERIMGGHKVESLQMETEEKVVVDLEKLRREEEEERKRAEKLFWCELLTAVGKGAAEGVGILGKDKGKGKAVKKVKVVEKAAALAASPLSITSAAKAMGGAVREGSKVLYKHRKTFLH
- the kdelr3 gene encoding ER lumen protein-retaining receptor 3, coding for MNVFRLAGDVSHLVAIIILLLKIWRSRSCAGISGKSQVLFALVFTTRYLDLFTAFISLYNTVMKVVFLAMSYATCYLIYMRFRNTYDSENDTFRVEFLLVPVVGLSFLENYAFTPLEILWTFSIFLEAVSIMPQLFMITKTGEAESITTHYLFFLGLYRALYIANWVWRYHTEGFFDQIAVVSGVVQTIFYCDFFYLYVTKVLRGRGKMSLPMPV